The nucleotide sequence atatttttattaaaaaaattaaagcaaNNNNNNNNNNNNNNNNNNNNNNNNNNNNNNNNNNNNNNNNNNNNNNNNNNNNNNNNNNNNNNNNNNNNNNNNNNNNNNNNNNNNNNNNNNNNNNNNNNNNNNNNNNNNNNNNNNNNNNNNNNNNNNNNNNNNNNNNNNNNNNNNNNNNNNNNNNNNNNNNNNNNNNNNNNNNNNNNNNNNNNNNNNNNNNNNNNNNNNNNNNNNNNNNNNNNNNNNNNNNNNNNNNNNNNNNNNNNNNNNNNNNNNNNNNNNNNNNNNNNNNNNNNNNNNNNNNNNNNNNNNNNNNNtaaaaagataaaaaaaagtaagtattttttttaaaagctaATCCAAACTGAAGTCTAGACTGTTGGGACTGGAAGGATTTTCGAACTGTAAGGAGTAGTTCGTCTTACTCCACATATTTTCTTACTTGAATTTTCTTTCTAAAATGTCTTGTGATTTGAATTGCAGTTTTTGTGAATGGAAAATTTTGCAAAGATCCTAATCTTGTGGTAGCTGAAGATTTCTTCAAACATGTTGATGCCGGAAACACCAGCAACAAACTTGGTTCAAAAGTTACTCCAGTTAGCGTTAACGAACTATTCGGACTGAACACATTAGGCATATCGTTAGCTCGTATAGACTTTGCAGCAAAAGGTTTAAACCCTCCTCACATTCACCCAAGAGGCACAGAGATCCTTATTGTTCTTGAAGGCACTCTCTACGTTGGATTTGTGACTTCAAATCAAAACAATGGACAGAACCGTCTTTTCACGAAAGTgctaaacaagggtgatgtgtTTGTGTTTCCAAAGGGACTTATTCACTTCCAATTGAATGTTGGTTATGAAAATGCTGTTGCTATTGCTGCTCTAAGCAGTCAAAATGCAGGGGTTATCACTATTGCTAACGCTGTTTTTGGGTCAACTCCACCTATTTCTGATCAAGTTTTAGCCAAAGCTTTTCAAATTGACAAAAATACAGTCGATTATCTTCAAAAGCAATTCTGGTATGACAACAATTAGTTGGGAGAAGACAGATGCAGATCTTCTATTTCTTACTTGTACCTCATGCAATTAGCCATccataatattaaataaaatgcatGAGGGTTAATTTATACGTACCACgttatttattgtattttttttttttggtgactcgtTATTTATTGTATTAATAATATTGGCTTGATATAATATTGCgtgttttgaaaaaataaaaccaaacttgcatttttttattttttatttttcgagaTATTGTGTCCCTCTTTTTGGATTCTAATCTATTGTGCCACTATATGTATTAAAAatttacactaaaatcagccattataataaataattagtataaAAGATAAGTGCTAGAGGGTCAGCAAGTTTTATGATTTGTAGTtattattagaatttttaataatgtgaAATTTTATCCAATAATATGAAATtgctcacttttcttttgatagttaagtgatggccaaattttaataaaaatgctgGCTTCTTAGACTTtttcagtataaaatacatgttaaaatataaatacacattaaaaataaattaaaccacatatttatacacaaatatattggtgattgattttagtgactaattttagcaTACATATAATATTTTTGATATACTAAATATGAACAATTCTTAGACGAAGTTTGTacgagaagaaaataaaaaagagtgtattaattaattttaaaaattaataaaagtaaaatgaactatttttactaGGGGTTTAATTATCTATTAAAGAGAATTTTGgtccaaaataaaaaatcttcatgccg is from Arachis ipaensis cultivar K30076 chromosome B01, Araip1.1, whole genome shotgun sequence and encodes:
- the LOC107619986 gene encoding putative germin-like protein 2-1; this translates as MTRIAYFIVAFLALASSFASAYDPSPLQDFCVAVNDSKSAVFVNGKFCKDPNLVVAEDFFKHVDAGNTSNKLGSKVTPVSVNELFGLNTLGISLARIDFAAKGLNPPHIHPRGTEILIVLEGTLYVGFVTSNQNNGQNRLFTKVLNKGDVFVFPKGLIHFQLNVGYENAVAIAALSSQNAGVITIANAVFGSTPPISDQVLAKAFQIDKNTVDYLQKQFWYDNN